Genomic DNA from Pseudomonas fluorescens:
TCGAAGCGCCAGCCAAGGTTGAGCATCTCGGCCTGTTCGTTGTCCGGCCACCAGCTGTACTGGTCGCCTTCACGGCTGACTTCGCGCAGGGCGTCGACATAACCCATGTTGCCAATGATCTCGTCCATCCAGGCCCGTTCCGGCGCCAGGAAACCAGGAGATTGCTGGCTGTCGCGCCAGTTCTTGATATCCAGCTTCTGTTGCGCCACGTACAGCGAGCCACAATAGATGTACTCGCGACGTTTGCGCCGCTGTTTATCCAGATAACGGGCGAAGTCGTCCATCAACTTGAATTTCTGATTCAAATCTTCATCGCCGTTCTGCCCCGAAGGGAGCAGTAAGGTCGCGATGCTGACCTTGTCGAAATCGGCTTGCAGGTAGCGCCCGTAGCGGTCCGCCGTCTCGAAACCGAGACCGTTGATGACAGCCTTCGGTTGCAGCCGCGAGTACAAAGCCACGCCACCCTGGGCGGGGACTTCGGCATCGCAGGCATAAAGGAAGTAACCATCCAGTTGGAAGGCTGCATCGTCCAGTTCAAAGGCGGAGGCGCGGGTGTCCTGCAGGCAGATGACGTCGGCATTCTGTGCTTGCAGCCAACTGAGCAAACCACGCTCGACTGCAGCCTGAATACCATTGACGTTCACACTGATGATCCGCATAAATGGCCCCAAAAATCACGTGCGTGTATGATACACGCCGTGTACCTATTTAGCTAAATCCGCGGTATTTGAGGCTTTTTTTCATGCAGGCGTATCAGCGCGATTTCATTCGCTTTGCCATCGATCGCGGCGTTTTGCGCTTCGGTGAGTTCACCCTCAAGTCCGGGCGCACCAGCCCGTACTTCTTCAATGCCGGCCTGTTCAACACCGGTTCTGCCCTGGCGCAACTGGGTCGTTTCTATGCGGCGGCGATCGTCGAGAGCGGCATCCCGTTCGACGTGCTGTTCGGCCCAGCCTACAAAGGCATCCCGCTGGCCGCCACCACCGCCGTCGCCCTGGCTGAACATCACGACCGCGACTTGCCTTGGTGCTTCAACCGCAAGGAAGCCAAGGCCCATGGCGAAGGCGGCAGCCTGGTGGGTGCCCCGCTGAGCGGCGACGTGTTGA
This window encodes:
- a CDS encoding exodeoxyribonuclease III, with amino-acid sequence MRIISVNVNGIQAAVERGLLSWLQAQNADVICLQDTRASAFELDDAAFQLDGYFLYACDAEVPAQGGVALYSRLQPKAVINGLGFETADRYGRYLQADFDKVSIATLLLPSGQNGDEDLNQKFKLMDDFARYLDKQRRKRREYIYCGSLYVAQQKLDIKNWRDSQQSPGFLAPERAWMDEIIGNMGYVDALREVSREGDQYSWWPDNEQAEMLNLGWRFDYQLLTPGLRRFVRSARLPRQPRFSQHAPLIVDYDWTLTI
- the pyrE gene encoding orotate phosphoribosyltransferase, with translation MQAYQRDFIRFAIDRGVLRFGEFTLKSGRTSPYFFNAGLFNTGSALAQLGRFYAAAIVESGIPFDVLFGPAYKGIPLAATTAVALAEHHDRDLPWCFNRKEAKAHGEGGSLVGAPLSGDVLIIDDVITAGTAIREVMQIIAAQEGAKAAGVLIALNRQERGNGELSAIQEVERDFGIPVISIVSLNQVLEFLADDPQLKQHLPAVEAYRAQFGV